The Sulfurihydrogenibium sp. genomic interval AAGTCTCAGTTTTATCAACTTCTCGCTTTGCTATTTATACAACAAAATTTAAGAGCCTTTTCTTATTTTTAATTCTTGCTCCCACTAACGACCTTGTCTGGCTTTTGTTTATAATAAAACATTATTCTATCAACTAAATTCTTTAACACTGTAGCAGATACACCACCCCCGCCTATATGTTCACCCGGAAATTTTGGCTTAGGCTCATTTGCAAATATAACAACTGTAAATTTTGGGTCAGAGACAGGAAAAAATCCTGCAAACCAAGTGTACCATTTAGAATTAGATAAAGCCTTTATTGCAGGGTCATATTTTTGAGCAGTTCCTGTTTTTCCTGCAATAGTAAAGTAATCAGATTTACCGGATTTAGCTGTTCCATCTTCTACAACCAATTGCAATATTGGTTTTAATTTTTGTATGCTTTCATCACTCAAAACTTTTCTAATCTTTTCAGGCTGATAAACTTTTACGTAGTTTCCGCTATTATCAGTCAGACCTTTAACCAGCAATGGCTTTACAAGATAACCACCATTCGCAAAAGCTGAATAAGCTAATCCAACTTGAAGAGGGGTTGCAGTCCAGTTTTGCCCGATCGATGCATAGGCTATGTTTACAGGTCTATAATCCTCCCTTAAAAATCCGGATGCCTCGCCGGGAAAAATACCTGTTTTTTTTCCAAATCCTAAATCTCTTAGCTTCTGATATATCTTTTTCGGGTCCAATCTTAAAGCTATCTTTATAGCACCTACGTTAGAAGAATGCTGTATAATCTGGACCGGCGTTAATAAACCAAATCTGTTATTGTCTTTAATTCTAATTCCGTCTACATAAATGGCACCATTTTGACAATCAATTATTTCATCTAAGTCAACCTTTTTTTCATCAATAGCTTCTGCAAGAAAAATAGGCTTTGCTACAGAACCTACCTCGTAAGCATGCTGAAAAATTATATTTTTATAAGTTTTATATCTTTCATGATTGTTAGGGTCGTAGTTAGGATATGTAGCTGCAGCCAAAATTTCTCCAGTGTGTGGGTTCATGATCAAAACAGCG includes:
- a CDS encoding penicillin-binding protein 2 — protein: MDEKRTKLILFLLFFAFLIAGFRILQLKLFQREEYLSYIEKQYYTVEEINLPRGSIYDAKGNFVAISVPTLTVYVIPKFIKDKENVAKQLSLLLKIPYEEIYNKLTSRKNYTVISTNVDKALKPQILKLRSDLKEWNIGVIDNSVRVYPYGETAGSTIGFVSKKTGLGMEGLERQLNDYLGGGKAKIQLLKDAQGNLISIEKVELGKLTYNAVLTIDMNIQYIAEEALKELVNERDPLEAAVLIMNPHTGEILAAATYPNYDPNNHERYKTYKNIIFQHAYEVGSVAKPIFLAEAIDEKKVDLDEIIDCQNGAIYVDGIRIKDNNRFGLLTPVQIIQHSSNVGAIKIALRLDPKKIYQKLRDLGFGKKTGIFPGEASGFLREDYRPVNIAYASIGQNWTATPLQVGLAYSAFANGGYLVKPLLVKGLTDNSGNYVKVYQPEKIRKVLSDESIQKLKPILQLVVEDGTAKSGKSDYFTIAGKTGTAQKYDPAIKALSNSKWYTWFAGFFPVSDPKFTVVIFANEPKPKFPGEHIGGGGVSATVLKNLVDRIMFYYKQKPDKVVSGSKN